In one window of Microbacterium natoriense DNA:
- a CDS encoding DUF2470 domain-containing protein gives MTHHFDSDVVSAVLRHMNGDHTDDNLLIVRAFATEAQGDITEAVMTGFDGDGGVWTYTRDGAASELRVPWPGGPITERPAVRSEVVAIYDLACERLGVSARPHA, from the coding sequence GTGACCCACCACTTCGATTCCGATGTCGTCTCCGCCGTCCTGCGCCATATGAACGGCGACCACACCGACGACAATCTGCTGATCGTCCGTGCGTTCGCAACCGAGGCGCAAGGCGACATCACGGAAGCCGTGATGACCGGCTTCGACGGCGACGGCGGCGTCTGGACGTACACCCGAGACGGCGCGGCATCCGAGCTCCGCGTCCCCTGGCCCGGAGGTCCGATCACCGAGCGTCCGGCCGTGCGAAGCGAGGTCGTCGCGATCTACGACCTCGCGTGCGAGCGCCTCGGCGTATCGGCTCGCCCACACGCCTAG
- a CDS encoding biliverdin-producing heme oxygenase yields MSEILSFSAALRERSSGSHSQSEGAGFMSDLLKGEGSREDYISLVAQHYFIYEALESAGERMRADAVASVFLSDKLTRLPALEADLEFLLGPDWRERIAPLPTTQRYVERIRQVGATWAGGFVAHHYTRYLGDLSGGIFIGRVMARRFGFETNGIGFYLFDDIADPAAFKDVYREQLDAAPWDDAERERVIAEVLLAYRFNTELFEDLDRARAAA; encoded by the coding sequence ATGTCCGAGATCCTCTCCTTCTCCGCAGCCCTTCGCGAGCGCTCCTCCGGTTCGCACTCCCAGAGCGAAGGCGCGGGCTTCATGTCCGACCTGCTCAAGGGCGAGGGCTCGCGCGAGGACTACATCTCGCTGGTCGCGCAGCACTACTTCATCTACGAGGCTCTCGAGAGCGCGGGCGAGCGGATGCGGGCGGATGCCGTTGCCTCGGTCTTCCTGAGCGACAAGCTCACTCGCCTGCCCGCCCTCGAGGCCGACCTCGAGTTCCTGCTCGGCCCCGACTGGCGCGAGCGGATCGCCCCGCTGCCCACCACGCAGCGTTATGTCGAGCGCATCCGCCAGGTCGGTGCGACCTGGGCCGGCGGTTTCGTCGCGCACCACTACACCCGCTATCTCGGCGATCTGTCGGGCGGCATCTTCATCGGTCGTGTCATGGCCCGCCGGTTCGGCTTCGAGACCAACGGCATCGGCTTCTACCTGTTCGACGACATCGCCGACCCTGCCGCGTTCAAGGACGTCTACCGCGAGCAGCTCGACGCTGCCCCCTGGGACGACGCCGAGCGTGAGCGCGTGATCGCCGAGGTGCTCCTCGCCTACCGCTTCAACACCGAGCTGTTCGAAGACCTCGACCGGGCCCGCGCGGCCGCCTGA
- a CDS encoding ATP-dependent DNA helicase: MSFPALSDEQHELFRLIEDTSEHVFVTGRAGTGKSTLLQHFAWNTKKQIAICAPTGVAALNVEGQTIHSLFRLPIGLIGDSDIDQNDNTRRILNAIETLVIDEISMVSADLMDAIDRSLRQARGKRGIPFGGAQIVMFGDPYQLAPVPPRGDELAYVRDHYRSFWFFDAKVWAGPREGASGDGLFAVDTHADLHVRELVQIHRQADDGFKAMLNAVRYGRVTAEIAGVLNTQGARTPPDPEPGEVPMITLATRNDIVNGINSRHLAALPGKEQTARAEVSGDFGRGEAALPAESELKLKVGAQVMFLRNDTAMSGEPPRWVNGTIGTVVRILGDKVRVEIDGEEVDVEPAVWERFRYSYEPSTKKLTRDVVAEFTQFPLRLAWAVTIHKSQGKTYDRAIIDLGSGAFAPGQTYVALSRLTSLDGLYLSRALRPSDIKVDEDVRRFMREAWEARSTPELPKA; encoded by the coding sequence GTGTCCTTTCCCGCCCTGTCCGACGAGCAGCACGAGCTGTTCCGGCTCATCGAGGACACCAGCGAGCACGTTTTCGTCACCGGACGGGCGGGCACGGGCAAGTCCACGCTGCTGCAGCATTTCGCGTGGAACACGAAGAAGCAGATCGCGATCTGCGCACCCACCGGCGTGGCGGCGCTGAACGTCGAGGGGCAGACCATCCACTCGCTGTTCCGGCTGCCGATCGGCCTGATCGGCGACAGCGACATCGATCAGAACGACAACACGCGGCGCATCCTGAATGCGATCGAGACGCTCGTGATCGACGAGATCTCGATGGTCAGCGCAGATCTGATGGATGCCATCGACCGCTCTCTCCGGCAGGCGCGCGGCAAGCGGGGCATTCCGTTCGGCGGCGCGCAGATCGTGATGTTCGGCGACCCGTATCAGCTCGCCCCGGTGCCACCGCGCGGAGACGAGCTGGCGTACGTGCGAGACCACTACCGCTCGTTCTGGTTCTTCGATGCGAAGGTGTGGGCCGGGCCGCGCGAGGGGGCGTCGGGCGACGGCCTGTTCGCGGTCGACACGCATGCCGATCTGCACGTGCGCGAACTCGTGCAGATCCACCGCCAGGCCGATGACGGCTTCAAGGCCATGCTGAACGCCGTGCGCTACGGGCGGGTGACGGCCGAGATCGCCGGCGTGCTGAACACGCAGGGCGCCAGAACGCCCCCCGACCCCGAGCCGGGCGAAGTGCCCATGATCACGCTCGCCACCCGCAACGACATCGTGAACGGCATCAACAGCCGGCACCTCGCGGCGCTCCCCGGCAAGGAGCAGACGGCGCGCGCCGAGGTCAGCGGCGATTTCGGACGCGGCGAGGCGGCACTCCCGGCGGAGTCCGAGCTGAAGCTCAAGGTCGGAGCGCAGGTGATGTTCCTGCGCAACGACACGGCGATGTCGGGGGAGCCGCCGCGATGGGTCAACGGCACGATCGGTACCGTCGTCCGGATCCTCGGCGACAAGGTGCGCGTCGAGATCGACGGCGAAGAGGTCGATGTCGAGCCGGCCGTGTGGGAGCGCTTCAGATACTCCTACGAGCCGAGCACGAAGAAGCTCACGCGCGACGTCGTCGCCGAGTTCACGCAGTTCCCGCTGCGGCTGGCGTGGGCGGTCACGATCCACAAGTCGCAGGGCAAGACCTACGACCGCGCGATCATCGACCTCGGCTCTGGTGCGTTCGCCCCGGGGCAGACCTACGTCGCGCTCAGCCGGCTGACCTCACTCGACGGGCTCTACCTGTCCCGGGCTCTGCGTCCGAGCGACATCAAGGTCGACGAGGATGTCCGCCGATTCATGCGCGAGGCCTGGGAGGCCAGGTCGACTCCCGAGCTGCCCAAGGCCTGA
- a CDS encoding cytochrome c oxidase assembly protein: MTSSAQTTTTAYRLGGIGILLAAGLVAVTIAMMYGGAAAPLLLGDPGPFVRWALPLVKLVMNLSAAGMLGSLVLALFALRSGDSSFDLALNTASVSAAVFTVASGVSGFFAFMAAFTPELSADPLFGAQLGKFLLNLPLGQSWLITTIVGAVVTILAFAWRSWTATLITAVLAAASFVPLATQGHSGELSGHTMAVNSILLHTVGAAVWLGGLLLVVLVRGRMPVADLVRRYSTLAIAAFTVVAVSGVTRSIVAIGDWGSVFSPYGIIVLAKVVLLGAMGVLGAWYRIRLIPKLEGDRAARWFWLLVLCEVGLMGLASGAAAALARTPPPAGTEAAFVRTPAEHLTGSALPPEFTIDRWFTQWNIDILWLVAAGFGVFFYLAGVRRLQLRGDRWPIHRTVFWVLGMLMLVWVTGGPINAYQEYLFSVHMLGHMMLSMAIPLLLVTGSPITLALRAIHKRDDGTRGGREWIMWAVHSPFARIVTHPFVAAAIFIVSLWAFYFTDLVRWSMYEHLGHEWMVIHFLISGYLFVMSLIGADPVPYRLPYPGRLITLIAVMAMHAFFGIAMMMQSGLLVADWFGSMGRTWGPDPMADQYIGGGIAWSIGEIPTLILAITVAIQWSRSDTKLQKRRDRHADRTGDAELEEYNARLARIAERDRRQAEREGR, from the coding sequence ATGACCTCCTCCGCCCAGACCACGACGACGGCGTACCGTCTCGGCGGAATCGGCATCCTGCTGGCGGCCGGTCTCGTGGCCGTCACGATCGCCATGATGTACGGCGGAGCGGCGGCCCCGCTGCTGCTGGGAGACCCTGGTCCTTTCGTGCGGTGGGCGCTGCCGCTGGTGAAGCTCGTGATGAACCTGTCCGCAGCAGGCATGCTCGGCTCGCTCGTGCTGGCGCTGTTCGCCCTCCGCAGCGGCGACAGCTCGTTCGATCTGGCGCTGAACACCGCCTCCGTGAGCGCCGCCGTGTTCACCGTCGCGTCAGGGGTGAGCGGGTTCTTCGCCTTCATGGCGGCGTTCACCCCTGAGCTCAGCGCCGACCCGCTGTTCGGCGCACAGCTCGGCAAGTTCCTGCTCAACCTGCCCCTCGGGCAGTCGTGGCTCATCACGACCATCGTCGGAGCAGTCGTCACGATCCTCGCCTTCGCGTGGCGCAGCTGGACGGCGACGCTCATCACGGCCGTGCTCGCCGCGGCATCCTTCGTTCCGCTCGCCACCCAGGGACACTCGGGCGAGCTGTCCGGTCACACCATGGCCGTGAACTCGATCCTTCTGCACACGGTCGGCGCAGCAGTGTGGCTGGGCGGTCTGCTGCTGGTCGTGCTGGTGCGCGGACGGATGCCGGTGGCCGACCTCGTCCGCCGGTACTCGACCCTCGCGATCGCAGCCTTCACCGTCGTCGCCGTGTCAGGCGTCACCCGCTCGATCGTGGCGATCGGCGACTGGGGCTCGGTGTTCAGCCCCTACGGAATCATCGTGCTCGCCAAGGTCGTGCTGCTCGGCGCGATGGGCGTGCTCGGGGCCTGGTACCGCATCCGCCTGATTCCGAAGCTCGAGGGAGACCGTGCCGCTCGGTGGTTCTGGCTGCTCGTGCTGTGCGAGGTGGGGCTCATGGGCCTGGCTTCCGGCGCGGCGGCCGCGCTGGCTCGCACCCCGCCGCCCGCGGGCACAGAAGCCGCCTTCGTGCGCACTCCGGCCGAGCACCTGACCGGCTCAGCGCTGCCGCCCGAGTTCACGATCGACCGCTGGTTCACGCAGTGGAACATCGACATCCTGTGGCTCGTCGCCGCAGGCTTCGGGGTGTTCTTCTACCTCGCCGGCGTCCGCCGCCTGCAGCTGCGGGGCGACCGCTGGCCGATCCACCGCACGGTCTTCTGGGTGCTCGGCATGCTGATGCTCGTGTGGGTGACCGGCGGCCCCATCAACGCCTATCAGGAGTACCTGTTCAGCGTGCACATGCTCGGGCACATGATGCTGTCCATGGCAATCCCGCTGCTGCTCGTCACCGGATCTCCGATCACGCTCGCACTGCGGGCCATCCACAAGCGCGACGACGGCACCCGCGGCGGCCGCGAGTGGATCATGTGGGCCGTGCACTCGCCCTTCGCACGCATCGTCACGCACCCCTTCGTCGCCGCGGCGATCTTCATCGTGTCGCTGTGGGCGTTCTACTTCACCGATCTGGTGCGCTGGTCGATGTACGAGCACCTGGGTCACGAGTGGATGGTCATCCACTTCCTGATCTCCGGCTACCTGTTCGTGATGAGCCTGATCGGCGCCGACCCCGTGCCCTACCGGCTCCCGTACCCCGGTCGCCTGATCACCCTCATCGCCGTCATGGCCATGCACGCGTTCTTCGGCATCGCGATGATGATGCAGTCCGGGCTCCTCGTCGCCGACTGGTTCGGCTCGATGGGCCGCACCTGGGGACCCGACCCGATGGCCGATCAGTACATCGGCGGCGGCATCGCGTGGTCGATCGGCGAGATCCCCACCCTCATCCTCGCGATCACGGTCGCGATCCAGTGGAGCCGCAGCGACACGAAGCTGCAGAAGCGCCGGGACCGGCATGCCGATCGCACGGGAGACGCCGAGCTCGAGGAGTACAACGCCAGGCTCGCGCGCATCGCCGAACGCGACCGGCGACAGGCCGAGCGCGAAGGTCGCTGA
- a CDS encoding HU family DNA-binding protein, whose product MADKSITKTELVASIASATGQSQATVSGVLDALFGSVSDAVAKGSKVSIPGWISFEQVATAARTGRNPQTGAEIKIPAGKRVKVTAGSKLKAAVK is encoded by the coding sequence ATGGCTGACAAGTCCATCACCAAGACCGAGCTCGTCGCGAGCATCGCTTCCGCCACCGGCCAGAGCCAGGCCACCGTCTCCGGTGTCCTCGACGCACTCTTCGGCTCTGTCTCCGACGCCGTCGCCAAGGGCAGCAAGGTCTCGATCCCGGGCTGGATCTCGTTCGAGCAGGTCGCGACCGCCGCCCGCACGGGCCGCAACCCGCAGACCGGCGCCGAGATCAAGATCCCGGCCGGCAAGCGCGTCAAGGTGACCGCTGGTTCCAAGCTCAAGGCAGCCGTCAAGTAA
- a CDS encoding type IV toxin-antitoxin system AbiEi family antitoxin domain-containing protein, which translates to MDLSTELRKRGGIARVRTLIAAGVSAHALRRAKESGQIRTIRKGWVAGADADKRLLGAIRRGVVLSCLTVAERQGLWVPQRGLIHVAARPNAARITVPKGVVVHWSTPIVPRDPDAGEDCLANALALVAQCQPVETALVIWESALNKGLTDRALLSGLDLPPAARAVLDQATPFSDSGLETIFVTRLRWLNVRMIPQAWVLGHRVDLLIGDRLIIQIDGATHTGAQRTIDIEHDAQLALRGYHVLRFSYEQIMERWPEVQAVIMNAIACELHLA; encoded by the coding sequence ATGGATCTGTCCACCGAACTTCGCAAGCGAGGCGGGATCGCCCGTGTCCGAACGCTCATAGCGGCCGGCGTGAGCGCACACGCACTCCGACGTGCGAAGGAGTCCGGCCAGATTCGCACGATCCGCAAGGGTTGGGTGGCAGGAGCGGATGCCGACAAGAGGCTGCTCGGTGCCATCAGGCGGGGAGTCGTCCTCAGCTGTCTCACGGTCGCGGAACGTCAGGGGCTGTGGGTGCCGCAACGCGGTCTCATCCACGTGGCGGCACGTCCGAACGCGGCGCGCATCACGGTGCCGAAGGGCGTGGTGGTGCACTGGTCGACGCCGATCGTGCCGCGGGACCCCGATGCCGGAGAAGACTGTCTGGCGAATGCCCTTGCACTGGTCGCGCAATGCCAGCCGGTGGAGACTGCACTCGTGATCTGGGAGTCGGCGTTGAACAAGGGGCTCACGGACCGCGCCCTGTTGAGCGGACTGGATCTGCCGCCCGCCGCTCGAGCGGTCCTTGATCAGGCCACGCCGTTCTCGGATTCCGGCCTCGAGACGATCTTCGTCACGCGACTGCGGTGGTTGAACGTGCGGATGATTCCGCAGGCCTGGGTGCTCGGGCACCGGGTGGACCTGCTGATCGGCGATCGTCTGATCATCCAGATCGACGGCGCCACCCATACGGGAGCCCAGCGCACGATCGATATCGAGCACGATGCGCAGCTCGCGCTCCGCGGCTATCACGTGCTGAGGTTCAGCTACGAGCAGATCATGGAACGCTGGCCCGAGGTGCAAGCCGTCATCATGAACGCCATCGCATGCGAGCTTCATCTCGCATGA
- the rpsN gene encoding 30S ribosomal protein S14, with amino-acid sequence MAKKSKIARNEQRKVIVERYAERRAELKKTLVDPNATDEAREAARVGLQKLPRNASPARVRSRDVIDGRPRGVLTKFGISRVRFRDMAHRGELPGVTKSSW; translated from the coding sequence ATGGCTAAGAAGAGCAAGATCGCTCGCAACGAGCAGCGCAAGGTCATCGTCGAGCGTTACGCCGAGCGTCGCGCCGAGCTGAAGAAGACCCTGGTCGACCCGAACGCCACCGACGAGGCCCGCGAGGCCGCACGCGTCGGCCTGCAGAAGCTGCCGCGCAACGCGTCGCCTGCTCGCGTGCGTTCGCGCGACGTCATCGACGGCCGCCCCCGCGGTGTCCTCACGAAGTTCGGCATCTCGCGTGTCCGCTTCCGTGACATGGCACACCGTGGCGAGCTGCCCGGCGTGACCAAGTCGAGCTGGTAA
- the rpmG gene encoding 50S ribosomal protein L33 has translation MAKKAQDIRPIIKLRSTAGTGYTYVTKKNRRNTPDRLVLKKYDPVVRKHVEFREER, from the coding sequence ATGGCCAAGAAGGCTCAGGACATCCGTCCGATCATCAAGCTGCGTTCGACCGCCGGCACGGGTTACACCTACGTGACGAAGAAGAACCGCCGCAACACCCCCGACCGCCTCGTGCTGAAGAAGTACGACCCGGTCGTCCGCAAGCACGTCGAATTCCGAGAGGAGCGTTGA
- the rpmB gene encoding 50S ribosomal protein L28, with the protein MAAVCQVTGAVPGFGHNVSHSHRRTKRRFDPNVQKKTYFVPSLGRKITLNVSAKGIKVIDVRGIENVVKDLQAKGVKL; encoded by the coding sequence ATGGCAGCAGTGTGCCAGGTGACAGGAGCTGTTCCCGGCTTCGGTCACAACGTCTCGCACTCGCACCGCCGGACGAAGCGCCGCTTCGACCCGAACGTGCAGAAGAAGACTTATTTCGTTCCGTCGCTCGGTCGTAAGATCACGCTCAACGTGTCCGCCAAGGGCATCAAGGTGATCGACGTCCGCGGCATCGAGAACGTCGTCAAGGACCTCCAGGCGAAGGGTGTGAAGCTCTAA
- a CDS encoding DNA-3-methyladenine glycosylase has translation MRRATRDDFTPLPLEAAPRLLGAELRTVVDAAEVRLRITEVEAYHGQGTGPTPDPGSHARMGRTARNATMWGEPGHLYVYLSHGIHSCINVVCGPEGVAGGVLLRAAEVIEGADAAARRRRAALPLTAAARRDLARGPGRFGQASGLQHPRHDGIDAIIGAELNGAVAELWLPDAPVEIASGPRVGVAGVAGTDAFPWRFWIDGDPTVSPFRWGRGAQLAQAESRQSPG, from the coding sequence ATGCGCCGAGCGACCCGCGACGATTTCACTCCGCTGCCTCTCGAGGCCGCGCCGCGGCTGCTCGGAGCGGAGCTGCGCACCGTCGTCGACGCGGCAGAGGTGCGCCTGCGCATCACCGAGGTCGAGGCGTATCACGGACAGGGCACCGGCCCCACTCCTGATCCCGGGTCGCACGCCCGTATGGGGCGCACCGCGCGGAACGCCACGATGTGGGGCGAACCAGGCCACCTGTACGTGTACCTGAGCCACGGCATCCACTCGTGCATCAATGTCGTGTGCGGACCCGAAGGGGTCGCGGGCGGTGTGCTGCTGCGAGCGGCGGAGGTGATCGAGGGGGCGGATGCGGCGGCCCGCCGCCGCAGGGCGGCTCTGCCTCTGACCGCCGCCGCTCGACGCGATCTGGCGCGCGGACCCGGGCGATTCGGCCAGGCCTCAGGGCTGCAGCATCCGCGGCACGACGGAATCGATGCGATCATCGGCGCCGAGCTGAACGGTGCCGTGGCCGAACTCTGGCTGCCCGATGCCCCGGTCGAGATCGCCAGCGGGCCCCGTGTCGGGGTCGCCGGGGTGGCAGGGACCGACGCCTTCCCCTGGCGCTTCTGGATCGACGGCGACCCCACGGTCTCGCCGTTCCGGTGGGGGCGCGGGGCGCAGCTGGCTCAGGCCGAATCGCGCCAGAGCCCCGGATAG
- a CDS encoding TIGR03943 family putative permease subunit has protein sequence MSERTRSLGSRWLGIGLATVLSVVTLGLGLTGRLTLYISPESVWFACAAAVVTLVGAIWSCTLPLGAEEGHDHGHEHAESGVFATTATVAGGVIASGVVVAALVLPPASLSVELAMSRAGESAALFAGADDVTLGKADTSTFGVGDWASVFATATNTASYDGTTVTLTGFITPGDGGVDLTRLVITHCVIDAQPANVPVTIDAGEYKTGQWVKVTGTVKADADGALHVDPTTVEAIDEPGDPYEY, from the coding sequence TTGTCTGAGCGCACGCGTTCCCTCGGCTCCCGCTGGCTGGGCATCGGCCTCGCGACGGTGCTGTCGGTCGTCACCCTCGGTCTCGGCCTCACCGGAAGGCTCACGCTCTACATCAGCCCCGAGTCGGTCTGGTTCGCGTGCGCCGCGGCCGTCGTGACGCTGGTCGGGGCGATCTGGTCGTGCACCCTGCCGCTCGGGGCCGAAGAGGGACACGACCACGGTCACGAGCATGCGGAGTCGGGCGTGTTCGCCACGACCGCGACCGTCGCCGGCGGCGTGATCGCCTCAGGAGTCGTGGTCGCCGCGCTGGTGCTGCCGCCGGCGTCGCTGTCGGTCGAGCTCGCGATGTCGCGTGCGGGTGAGTCTGCGGCGCTGTTCGCGGGTGCGGATGACGTGACCCTCGGCAAGGCCGACACCTCCACTTTCGGCGTGGGCGACTGGGCCAGCGTCTTCGCCACCGCGACAAACACGGCGTCGTACGACGGCACGACCGTGACGTTGACCGGGTTCATCACGCCGGGCGACGGCGGGGTCGACCTGACCCGTCTCGTGATCACGCACTGCGTGATCGACGCGCAGCCCGCGAACGTGCCAGTGACGATCGACGCCGGCGAGTACAAGACCGGTCAGTGGGTCAAGGTCACCGGAACCGTGAAGGCGGATGCCGACGGCGCTCTGCACGTGGACCCGACCACGGTCGAGGCCATCGACGAGCCGGGGGATCCGTATGAGTACTGA
- a CDS encoding permease, which translates to MTSATTRASAADHAGHSHPSTGSGAHGGGSGSHRPGDRPRRSPWIGVALGAAIVAALFLIDRFVPTLYTASLPHRAQDGLTLAMSVLIEALPFVVLGVLLSIVVQVWLPADVIHRWLPKRAWARRAVLSLLGMLIPVCECGNVPFARGLMMRGLAPAEALTFLIAAPIVNPIVILTTHAAFGFDDGILVARLVGGYLIANLIGWIYSRHPSPDALLTQRFVDTCERVTHEPGTPVRRSLTQFLVELRAVMPALVIGSALAGAVQVLIPRDVLLAIGSNPVLSIVAMMALAMTVAICSNVDAFFALSFASTFSSGALVAFLLVGPLVDVKMLALMRTTFTTRVLAGIVGVVVLAAFAIGIGVNVFV; encoded by the coding sequence GTGACATCGGCGACGACGCGGGCGTCGGCTGCGGACCATGCCGGCCACTCGCACCCTTCGACAGGCTCGGGGGCGCATGGGGGAGGCTCAGGGAGCCACCGTCCGGGTGATCGCCCCCGCCGGTCGCCGTGGATAGGTGTCGCGCTGGGCGCGGCCATCGTCGCGGCGCTGTTCCTGATCGACCGGTTCGTCCCGACCCTGTACACCGCATCCCTCCCGCACCGCGCGCAGGACGGCCTGACTCTCGCCATGAGCGTGCTGATCGAGGCGCTGCCCTTCGTCGTGCTGGGTGTGCTGCTGTCGATCGTGGTGCAGGTGTGGCTGCCTGCCGATGTGATCCACCGCTGGCTGCCGAAGCGCGCCTGGGCGCGCAGAGCGGTGCTGTCGCTGCTCGGGATGCTGATCCCGGTCTGCGAGTGCGGCAACGTGCCCTTCGCCCGCGGGCTGATGATGCGCGGGCTCGCGCCCGCCGAGGCGCTGACGTTCCTCATCGCGGCGCCGATCGTGAATCCGATCGTGATCCTCACCACTCACGCCGCATTCGGATTCGACGACGGCATCCTCGTCGCCCGCCTGGTCGGCGGCTACCTGATCGCGAACCTCATCGGCTGGATCTACAGCCGGCATCCCTCGCCCGACGCCCTGCTCACGCAGCGCTTCGTCGACACCTGCGAGCGGGTGACGCACGAGCCCGGCACGCCCGTGCGCCGCAGCCTCACGCAGTTCCTCGTCGAGCTGCGGGCCGTGATGCCGGCCCTCGTGATCGGCTCCGCGCTCGCCGGAGCCGTGCAGGTGCTGATCCCGCGTGACGTGCTGCTCGCCATAGGCTCGAACCCCGTGCTGTCGATCGTGGCCATGATGGCCCTCGCGATGACGGTCGCGATCTGCTCGAACGTCGACGCCTTCTTCGCCCTGTCCTTCGCGTCGACCTTCTCGTCGGGAGCGCTGGTGGCGTTCCTGCTCGTCGGCCCCCTGGTCGACGTGAAGATGCTCGCGCTCATGCGCACGACCTTCACCACGCGTGTGCTGGCGGGCATCGTCGGCGTCGTGGTGCTCGCCGCCTTCGCGATCGGGATCGGGGTGAACGTCTTTGTCTGA
- a CDS encoding Fur family transcriptional regulator — protein MAQRNTWQRERVREALADAHGFVSAQTLHAGLRDDNTGIGLATVYRALAGLAASGDADSLQSPEGEALYRACSTQGHHHHLICRSCGLTVEIEAKDVEHWAHRTAAQHGFTDAAHVVDIFGLCAACTAKRDAEAQRPPEEPVA, from the coding sequence ATGGCTCAGCGGAACACCTGGCAGCGCGAACGCGTGCGCGAAGCGCTCGCCGACGCCCATGGATTCGTGAGCGCGCAGACCCTGCATGCGGGACTCCGCGACGACAACACCGGCATCGGCCTGGCGACGGTGTATCGCGCGCTCGCAGGACTCGCCGCATCGGGCGACGCCGATTCGCTGCAGAGCCCCGAGGGCGAAGCCCTCTACCGCGCCTGCAGCACGCAGGGCCACCACCACCACCTCATCTGCCGATCGTGCGGGCTGACCGTCGAGATCGAGGCGAAGGACGTCGAGCACTGGGCGCATCGCACGGCGGCGCAGCACGGATTCACGGATGCTGCGCACGTCGTCGACATCTTCGGACTGTGCGCCGCGTGCACCGCGAAGCGCGATGCCGAGGCCCAGCGTCCGCCTGAGGAACCCGTCGCGTGA
- a CDS encoding metal ABC transporter permease gives MNLDDIGNAMFGGVAQYGEILALVSNSVWAGAILGLVGGLIGLFVMQRDMAFAVHGISELSFAGAAAALLIGVDVVAGSLVGSLLAAAIIGWLGARARDRNSIIGVLMPFGLGLGILFLSLYNGRAAGRFSLLTGQIVSVQSAQLSWLAGICGLVLVGLLLIWRPLRFDSLDPQAAAARGVPVVGVSFAFMLLLGLVVAVAVHIIGALLVMALVVTPAAAALRVATGPVAVPVLAAVFGISSAVGGILLAIMGTLPVSPYITTISFVIYLVCRAVGARRERVTRLARP, from the coding sequence GTGAACCTCGACGACATCGGCAACGCCATGTTCGGCGGCGTCGCGCAGTACGGCGAGATCCTCGCCCTGGTCTCCAACTCCGTCTGGGCAGGCGCGATCCTCGGACTGGTCGGCGGTCTCATCGGCCTGTTCGTGATGCAGCGCGACATGGCGTTCGCGGTGCACGGCATCAGCGAGCTCTCCTTCGCCGGAGCCGCGGCGGCGCTGCTCATCGGCGTCGACGTGGTCGCCGGATCGCTCGTCGGTTCGCTGCTGGCGGCGGCCATCATCGGCTGGCTCGGCGCTCGCGCCAGGGATCGGAACTCGATCATCGGCGTGCTGATGCCGTTCGGCCTCGGCCTCGGCATCCTGTTCCTGTCGCTCTACAACGGCCGGGCCGCCGGGCGGTTCAGTCTGCTCACCGGGCAGATCGTGTCGGTGCAGTCGGCGCAGCTGAGCTGGCTGGCCGGCATCTGCGGCCTCGTGCTCGTCGGTCTGCTGCTGATCTGGCGTCCGCTGCGATTCGACTCGCTCGACCCGCAGGCTGCTGCGGCGCGGGGAGTGCCCGTGGTCGGCGTCTCGTTCGCCTTCATGCTGCTGCTCGGACTCGTCGTCGCCGTCGCCGTGCACATCATCGGCGCACTGCTGGTGATGGCGCTGGTCGTCACTCCTGCCGCCGCCGCCCTGAGAGTGGCGACCGGGCCCGTGGCGGTCCCGGTGCTCGCGGCCGTCTTCGGCATCTCGTCGGCCGTGGGTGGCATCCTGCTCGCGATCATGGGCACTCTTCCCGTCAGCCCGTACATCACGACGATCTCATTCGTGATCTACCTGGTCTGCCGGGCGGTCGGCGCCCGGCGTGAGCGGGTCACGCGTCTCGCCCGCCCCTGA